In one window of Corynebacterium mycetoides DNA:
- a CDS encoding tetratricopeptide repeat protein — protein MISHTGPDPRPRRPRVRSADSPRDTDRQKLRIADSTTGSTSGRLPHAERVCRCPYNGVYIEEGRYMSDRDGSRDSRDSRNNRSGRGERDGQRGRGQRSGGGRGRGGRDREDNRERRDRFNPQRQGFREDRMNQKLSEPDLPDDIDVRDLDRSVLQDLRVLAKDNADRVAKHMIMASTLLEDEPQLALRHARAAKNRAGRVGVVRETNGIVAYHAGEWKEALSELRAARRMSGGPGLVAVMADAERGLGRPEKALEIGRGPEVDQLDEVGKIELAIVMAGARHDLGQHEAALATLQRLNPSLKSKDPEQARLAYAYAEALLSLGRRDEARTWFRHVADVDAEEMTDAAARVEELS, from the coding sequence TTGATTTCGCACACCGGGCCGGACCCGCGGCCTCGCCGCCCAAGAGTCCGCAGTGCGGACAGTCCGCGCGACACCGACCGTCAGAAACTCCGCATTGCGGACTCTACAACTGGTTCCACCTCCGGGAGGCTCCCGCATGCGGAACGTGTCTGCCGGTGCCCCTATAATGGCGTCTACATTGAGGAAGGGCGTTACATGAGTGATCGAGACGGGTCGCGCGACAGTCGCGATAGCCGCAACAACCGCAGCGGGCGCGGCGAGCGCGACGGCCAGAGGGGGCGCGGCCAGCGTAGTGGTGGCGGTAGGGGCCGCGGAGGCCGTGACCGCGAGGACAATCGCGAACGGCGTGACCGGTTCAACCCGCAGCGCCAGGGGTTCCGCGAAGACAGGATGAACCAGAAGTTGTCCGAGCCGGATCTGCCGGACGATATCGATGTGCGCGATCTCGACCGCTCTGTGCTGCAGGATTTGCGGGTGCTGGCGAAGGACAACGCTGATCGCGTCGCAAAGCATATGATCATGGCATCGACGCTGCTGGAGGATGAACCGCAGTTGGCGCTGCGCCATGCCCGCGCCGCGAAGAACCGGGCCGGCAGGGTCGGCGTCGTGCGTGAGACGAACGGCATCGTCGCCTACCACGCGGGGGAATGGAAGGAGGCTCTCTCGGAGCTGCGGGCTGCTCGCCGGATGTCCGGCGGTCCTGGCCTCGTGGCGGTGATGGCGGACGCGGAGCGCGGTCTGGGGCGCCCGGAGAAGGCACTCGAGATCGGCCGCGGCCCGGAGGTCGACCAGCTCGATGAGGTCGGCAAGATCGAGCTCGCCATCGTCATGGCCGGGGCGCGGCACGACCTCGGTCAGCACGAGGCCGCCCTGGCGACTTTGCAGCGCCTGAACCCGTCATTAAAGTCGAAGGACCCGGAGCAGGCTCGACTCGCCTACGCGTATGCGGAGGCGCTGTTGAGCCTCGGCCGCAGGGATGAGGCGCGGACGTGGTTTCGGCACGTGGCTGACGTCGATGCGGAGGAGATGACGGATGCCGCCGCCCGCGTCGAGGAGCTCAGCTAG
- a CDS encoding HAD-IIA family hydrolase, with translation MPLSSLFDALLLDLDGTVWSGDVAIDGAVDAISGSGLPALYITNNASRSPWDVAAKLRAHGLPANAADVVTSAQAAVVLAGKYLDEGDPVLVVGAPSFRELVARAGYRVVDSADDNPRVVLHGHNPETGWRQLSEAALALARGARYVASNLDTSLPTQRGLMVGNGSMVAAVTSVTGVVPEAAGKPQPAMFIQAAQLAGAKRPLAVGDRLDTDIAGAVAAGIPSLHVLTGVSGQLALLEAPKEQRPTFIGESLASLGEEPEVLAPSAQGGFSARVDGADIILSRGEEGATSVQALRTVLEVAWLMESPPALVRPNSDAAEAALAHWW, from the coding sequence ATGCCTTTAAGCTCGCTTTTCGACGCCCTCCTGCTCGACCTCGACGGCACCGTATGGTCGGGTGACGTGGCTATCGACGGGGCTGTGGACGCGATCTCGGGTTCCGGCCTGCCGGCGCTCTACATAACGAACAACGCCTCTCGCAGCCCCTGGGACGTGGCCGCCAAGCTGCGCGCTCACGGACTTCCCGCCAACGCCGCGGATGTGGTGACCTCGGCACAGGCGGCCGTGGTGTTGGCGGGTAAGTACCTCGACGAAGGTGACCCGGTGCTCGTCGTCGGTGCCCCCTCCTTCAGGGAATTGGTGGCGCGGGCGGGCTACCGGGTGGTCGACTCCGCCGACGACAATCCTAGGGTGGTGCTCCACGGGCACAACCCTGAAACGGGGTGGAGGCAGCTGTCCGAGGCAGCGCTGGCGCTTGCGCGCGGCGCGCGGTACGTGGCCTCGAACCTGGACACGTCGCTGCCGACGCAGCGGGGTCTCATGGTAGGAAACGGTTCCATGGTGGCCGCGGTCACATCCGTCACGGGCGTTGTGCCGGAGGCCGCCGGAAAGCCGCAGCCTGCCATGTTCATCCAGGCGGCGCAGCTCGCTGGGGCGAAGCGGCCCCTCGCGGTGGGCGACAGGCTGGACACCGACATCGCCGGGGCCGTGGCTGCGGGGATTCCCTCGCTGCACGTTCTCACAGGGGTGTCCGGTCAGCTAGCTTTACTCGAGGCGCCGAAGGAGCAGCGGCCCACCTTTATCGGGGAGTCGCTGGCGTCGCTCGGCGAGGAGCCGGAGGTGCTGGCGCCGTCAGCGCAGGGCGGATTCTCGGCTCGCGTAGACGGCGCAGATATCATCCTCAGCCGCGGCGAGGAAGGTGCAACCAGCGTTCAGGCGCTGCGCACGGTGCTCGAGGTGGCATGGCTTATGGAGTCGCCGCCGGCGCTCGTGCGCCCGAACTCGGACGCCGCCGAGGCCGCGCTGGCCCACTGGTGGTGA
- a CDS encoding TlyA family RNA methyltransferase: protein MAPGRRRLDAELVRRKLARSREQAQAWIKDGRVTVGGFAATKPATVVEPDVSIKVNVDPADDWASRGAHKLLGALEEFEGRGLSVEKRRALDAGASTGGFTDVLLSKGASEVVAVDVGYGQLVWRLQNDPRVRVLDRTNIRTLTPEMMGGPADLMVGDLSFISLELVLPAVVACVAEGADLLPMVKPQFEVGKERLGHGGVVRSRELRAEVTADVARFAQSLGLSLRGVVASPLPGPSGNVEYFLWLVKDAGASQLDDASLTAMVARAVEEGPE, encoded by the coding sequence GTGGCACCCGGACGCAGAAGGCTCGACGCGGAACTCGTGCGGCGTAAGCTCGCGCGTTCCCGGGAGCAGGCGCAGGCGTGGATCAAGGACGGCCGCGTCACTGTCGGCGGGTTCGCGGCCACCAAGCCCGCGACGGTGGTGGAGCCGGATGTGTCCATCAAGGTCAACGTCGATCCCGCCGACGACTGGGCGTCGCGGGGTGCGCACAAGTTGCTCGGGGCGCTGGAGGAGTTCGAGGGGCGTGGGCTGAGCGTCGAGAAGCGGCGTGCTCTGGACGCTGGGGCCTCGACGGGCGGATTCACCGATGTGCTGCTGTCGAAGGGGGCGAGCGAGGTTGTCGCGGTCGACGTCGGGTATGGCCAGCTGGTGTGGCGCCTGCAGAATGACCCGCGGGTGCGCGTGCTCGACCGCACGAACATCCGCACGCTGACCCCGGAAATGATGGGCGGGCCGGCGGACCTGATGGTGGGCGACCTCTCTTTTATCTCGCTTGAGCTCGTGCTTCCTGCCGTGGTGGCGTGCGTTGCCGAGGGGGCGGACCTGTTGCCGATGGTCAAGCCCCAGTTCGAGGTGGGTAAAGAAAGGCTCGGCCACGGCGGGGTCGTGCGCTCGCGCGAGCTGCGCGCGGAGGTCACGGCCGACGTCGCCCGCTTCGCGCAGTCGCTCGGGCTGAGCCTGCGTGGCGTGGTCGCCTCACCGCTTCCGGGCCCGAGCGGCAACGTAGAATACTTTCTATGGCTCGTCAAGGATGCGGGAGCGTCCCAGCTTGACGACGCTTCACTGACCGCCATGGTCGCACGCGCTGTCGAGGAAGGACCTGAGTAA
- a CDS encoding NAD kinase encodes MTGINERTILLVPHTYRAGNIYAAARAAELLSQAGIKVRLLDQKRMGPVDEEPALQKLDRAEDGPEAAAGCELVLVLGGDGAFLRAANYAHEQDVPVLGINLGHVGFLAEWEQESLDEAIGRVIDRTYRIEDRMTIDVFVSDSDNNEIGRGWALNEASIENVDRTRVMDAILEVDYRPVSSFGCDGVLISTPTGSTAYAFAAGGPIMWPEVEALLVVPNNAHALFTKPLVVSPRSMVAVKSEASTGGANVVLDGARTIEMPPGSRVEAVRGRRPVRWVRLDEHPFTDRLVHKFQLPVSGWRGPLNK; translated from the coding sequence ATGACTGGTATCAACGAGCGCACGATTCTCCTCGTCCCGCACACCTACCGCGCGGGGAATATCTACGCCGCCGCTCGCGCCGCAGAGCTGCTCAGCCAAGCGGGGATCAAAGTCCGGCTCTTAGACCAGAAGCGCATGGGACCCGTCGACGAGGAGCCCGCGCTGCAGAAACTCGACAGGGCGGAGGACGGGCCGGAAGCGGCCGCGGGCTGCGAACTCGTGCTCGTCCTCGGCGGTGACGGGGCGTTCCTCCGCGCGGCTAACTACGCCCACGAGCAGGACGTGCCGGTGCTCGGCATTAACCTCGGCCACGTCGGGTTTTTGGCCGAGTGGGAGCAGGAGAGCCTGGATGAGGCTATCGGCCGCGTGATCGACCGGACCTACCGCATCGAGGACCGGATGACCATCGACGTGTTCGTCAGCGATTCCGACAACAACGAGATTGGTAGGGGGTGGGCGCTGAACGAGGCGAGCATCGAAAACGTCGACCGCACCCGCGTGATGGACGCGATATTGGAGGTGGATTACCGCCCGGTGTCCTCCTTCGGCTGCGACGGTGTGCTCATCTCCACCCCCACCGGATCCACCGCCTACGCCTTCGCCGCGGGCGGCCCGATCATGTGGCCCGAGGTGGAAGCCCTGCTGGTGGTGCCAAACAACGCGCACGCTCTGTTTACCAAGCCGCTCGTCGTCTCGCCGCGGTCCATGGTCGCGGTCAAGTCGGAGGCGAGCACCGGCGGCGCTAACGTCGTGCTGGACGGCGCCCGCACCATCGAGATGCCCCCGGGGTCCCGCGTCGAAGCCGTCCGCGGCCGCCGCCCCGTGCGCTGGGTGCGTCTCGACGAGCACCCGTTCACCGACCGTCTCGTGCACAAGTTCCAGCTGCCGGTGTCCGGCTGGCGCGGACCTCTGAACAAGTAA
- the recN gene encoding DNA repair protein RecN has protein sequence MLTEITITNLGVIPHASAELSSGLTVLTGETGAGKTMVVSGLRLLSGGRADASRVRTGEDQAVVEGVFSVDGVDEAAAEGAVSIAGSAGALADENGEYIVSRSVRATGRSKAHIGGRTVPAATLGEFTSPLLTIHGQNDQLRLMSPDQQLAALDRFAPGIAALRAEYRAAWSSWREAHKELTERTERRLELAQEVDQLRFAIDEIDAVAPVEGEDEELVTAINRLQDVDALRDTAREALAAIDGPEAAVEYATAGEDAAASTLIGVAADALAQSSDAALKELGARLGEVAAVLSDVSGELGSFVADLPDDADELEKMLQRQQELKALTRKYAPDAAGVVAWRAKAAKRLSKIDTSAGAVEELKARVAQLRAEMEHRAADLTGARREAAAELGKQVTAELHGLAMPKARLTVELSAHDFTRDGADAVEFRLAPNASAEPQPLSTSASGGELSRVMLAVEVVLSGSTHGTTLVFDEVDAGVGGRAAVEIGRRLARLATNNQVIVVTHLPQVAAYADTHLHVAKDVGDDAVTSGVVTLAGDERVDELARMLAGMDDSDTGRAHAAELLERAGEEIAELRQ, from the coding sequence ATGCTCACTGAAATCACGATTACGAATCTCGGCGTCATCCCGCACGCCTCGGCGGAACTGTCCTCCGGCCTTACCGTGCTCACGGGTGAGACGGGCGCGGGCAAGACCATGGTTGTCAGCGGGTTGAGGCTACTCTCGGGCGGCCGTGCCGATGCCTCCCGCGTGCGCACCGGCGAAGACCAGGCGGTGGTCGAGGGCGTGTTCTCCGTAGACGGCGTGGATGAGGCAGCCGCGGAGGGGGCAGTCTCCATCGCCGGCAGCGCCGGGGCGCTTGCCGACGAGAACGGCGAGTACATCGTCTCCCGCTCGGTGCGAGCGACGGGACGCTCCAAGGCGCACATCGGGGGACGCACCGTCCCTGCTGCCACGCTCGGGGAATTCACCAGCCCGCTGCTGACCATCCACGGCCAGAACGACCAGCTCCGGCTCATGTCGCCGGACCAGCAGCTCGCCGCCCTCGACAGGTTTGCGCCGGGCATCGCGGCCCTGCGCGCCGAGTACCGCGCGGCGTGGTCGTCGTGGCGCGAGGCGCACAAGGAGCTGACGGAGCGCACCGAAAGGCGGCTCGAGCTCGCCCAGGAGGTGGACCAGCTGCGTTTCGCCATCGACGAGATCGATGCCGTCGCCCCCGTCGAGGGCGAGGACGAAGAGCTGGTCACGGCCATCAACCGGCTCCAGGACGTCGACGCGCTGCGGGATACGGCCCGGGAGGCGCTGGCGGCTATTGACGGCCCGGAGGCCGCCGTGGAATACGCCACCGCGGGGGAGGACGCCGCCGCCTCGACGCTGATCGGGGTGGCCGCGGACGCGCTCGCGCAATCCAGCGACGCCGCACTCAAAGAGCTCGGCGCCCGCCTGGGTGAGGTCGCCGCGGTGCTCTCGGACGTCTCCGGCGAGCTGGGGAGTTTCGTGGCGGATCTGCCTGACGACGCCGACGAGCTGGAGAAGATGCTGCAGCGCCAGCAGGAGCTCAAGGCCCTGACGCGCAAGTACGCGCCCGACGCGGCGGGCGTGGTCGCCTGGCGCGCGAAGGCGGCGAAGCGGCTGAGCAAAATAGACACGTCGGCTGGGGCAGTGGAGGAGCTCAAAGCGCGGGTGGCCCAGCTCCGGGCGGAGATGGAACACCGCGCCGCAGACCTGACGGGGGCGCGTCGAGAAGCGGCGGCCGAGTTGGGGAAGCAGGTCACGGCCGAGCTCCACGGGCTCGCGATGCCCAAGGCGCGGCTGACGGTGGAACTCAGCGCGCACGACTTCACCAGGGACGGCGCGGACGCAGTGGAGTTCAGACTGGCGCCGAACGCGTCGGCGGAGCCCCAGCCGTTGTCCACCAGCGCCTCCGGCGGCGAGCTTTCGCGCGTCATGCTCGCCGTGGAGGTAGTCCTGAGCGGGTCGACCCACGGCACGACGCTCGTGTTCGACGAGGTCGACGCCGGCGTGGGCGGGCGCGCCGCGGTGGAGATCGGGCGCCGGCTGGCGCGCCTGGCCACCAACAACCAGGTGATCGTGGTCACGCACCTGCCGCAGGTCGCGGCGTACGCCGACACGCATCTCCACGTGGCGAAGGACGTGGGGGATGACGCGGTGACCTCTGGCGTCGTTACGCTCGCGGGTGATGAGCGGGTCGACGAGCTCGCGCGGATGCTCGCCGGCATGGACGATTCGGACACCGGCCGGGCGCACGCGGCCGAGTTGCTCGAGCGCGCGGGCGAGGAGATTGCGGAATTGCGCCAGTAA
- the steA gene encoding putative cytokinetic ring protein SteA yields the protein MWRMTVTPSDPAAGTVQGRLRDCTVQGKGLGKLSSGEIAVVDSPDMTRREAEQLIGATPAAVVNLSQFSTGAIPNYGPHLLMDAGIPLVEGAGAEMRSQLRSGKKATIAVDGTIYVGKKHAGTGQYVDRAAVDATFASAQQSLVDHMEAYFGNTIEFIHSESPLLIDGVGVPDLGDAMDGEKVLIVSGGVGEAERLRERLGNLRNFIREYSPVIIGVGAASDTLTDLGYNPDFIVGDPADISAESLRGNAKVILPADPDGHAVGLERIQDLGVGAMTFPAATSSPTDLAILLATFHGAETIATVGETVELDEMFAHPADSSPAALLARLKAGHRLVDASVIENLYRTTSGGGVAWAWAVLGVLVALATIIVIVGLGGPGGFTDNVVDTWNQIASRVNGWL from the coding sequence ATGTGGCGCATGACTGTCACTCCTTCAGATCCGGCGGCGGGCACCGTCCAGGGGCGGTTGCGTGACTGCACCGTGCAGGGCAAGGGTCTGGGCAAGCTGAGCTCGGGCGAGATCGCTGTGGTGGACTCGCCCGACATGACGCGGCGCGAGGCGGAGCAGCTCATCGGCGCGACCCCCGCCGCGGTGGTGAATCTGTCGCAGTTCAGCACCGGCGCCATCCCGAACTACGGGCCCCACCTGCTCATGGACGCCGGGATCCCGCTCGTAGAGGGCGCGGGTGCCGAAATGCGCTCGCAGCTGCGCAGCGGCAAGAAGGCCACCATCGCCGTCGACGGCACCATCTACGTGGGCAAAAAGCACGCCGGCACCGGACAGTACGTGGACCGGGCCGCTGTTGACGCCACGTTCGCTTCCGCGCAGCAGAGCTTGGTCGACCACATGGAGGCCTACTTCGGTAACACGATCGAGTTCATCCATTCCGAATCGCCCCTGCTTATCGACGGCGTGGGCGTGCCCGATCTCGGCGACGCCATGGACGGGGAAAAGGTGCTCATCGTCTCCGGCGGCGTCGGTGAGGCGGAGCGCCTTCGCGAGCGCCTGGGCAACCTACGCAACTTCATCCGGGAGTACTCCCCGGTGATCATCGGCGTGGGTGCGGCGTCGGACACGTTGACCGATCTGGGATACAACCCGGACTTTATCGTGGGCGATCCCGCGGACATCTCGGCGGAGAGCCTGCGCGGGAACGCGAAGGTGATCCTGCCCGCCGATCCCGACGGGCACGCGGTGGGCCTCGAGCGCATCCAGGATCTCGGGGTGGGTGCCATGACCTTTCCCGCCGCGACGAGCTCGCCGACCGATCTCGCGATCCTGCTGGCCACGTTCCACGGGGCAGAGACGATTGCTACGGTGGGTGAGACCGTCGAGCTGGACGAGATGTTCGCCCACCCGGCCGATTCCTCGCCGGCGGCGCTGCTCGCCCGGCTCAAGGCGGGACACCGGCTCGTGGACGCCTCCGTGATTGAGAACCTGTACCGCACTACCTCCGGCGGCGGCGTCGCCTGGGCCTGGGCGGTGCTGGGCGTGCTGGTGGCCCTGGCGACCATCATCGTCATCGTGGGCCTCGGCGGGCCGGGGGGATTCACCGACAACGTGGTTGATACCTGGAACCAGATCGCCTCGCGCGTGAACGGATGGCTGTAG
- a CDS encoding copper transporter: MRRNKGNPGLVAAGLGWGLAAGVALGALLLAPALNAVNEGHADAPAASSADDARDTAAREEAAAANELVGSKSAELVDGALDGASVIMLRTSAVPEDEASKQRWLLNKAGSDDAGSIVLTEKFTSQEAADELNTIIANTLPAGAQLSVDNRAPGVHAGEALSAALSKDESGQPRASVEDREFLLDTLAEAGFIEYQPGSVIAADGAVVLAGAGDGEQSFGRDALENFAGAFRTQGPALVVASPGPKDGTTASPEVGFAGTETGRVNTVLALRDELRTAR, translated from the coding sequence ATGCGGAGGAACAAGGGGAACCCGGGCCTTGTCGCTGCGGGGCTCGGCTGGGGCCTGGCGGCGGGCGTGGCGCTCGGGGCGCTGCTGCTCGCGCCGGCGCTTAACGCCGTGAACGAGGGCCACGCTGACGCGCCCGCCGCGTCGTCCGCGGACGATGCCCGGGACACGGCCGCCCGTGAGGAGGCCGCTGCCGCCAACGAGCTTGTCGGCTCAAAGTCCGCAGAGCTTGTCGACGGCGCACTCGACGGAGCGTCCGTAATCATGCTGCGCACCTCGGCCGTGCCGGAGGACGAGGCGAGCAAGCAACGCTGGCTCCTGAACAAGGCCGGATCGGACGACGCCGGATCCATCGTGCTGACGGAGAAGTTCACCTCCCAGGAGGCGGCCGACGAGCTCAACACGATCATCGCCAACACCTTGCCTGCCGGCGCCCAGCTCTCCGTGGACAACCGAGCGCCCGGAGTGCACGCCGGCGAGGCGCTCTCCGCCGCGCTGTCCAAGGACGAGTCCGGGCAGCCCCGCGCGAGCGTGGAGGACCGGGAGTTCTTGCTGGACACCCTCGCCGAGGCCGGATTCATTGAGTATCAGCCGGGGTCCGTCATCGCCGCCGACGGCGCGGTTGTGCTCGCGGGCGCGGGTGATGGTGAGCAGAGCTTTGGCCGCGACGCGCTGGAGAACTTCGCCGGCGCCTTCCGCACCCAGGGCCCCGCGTTGGTCGTCGCGTCGCCCGGCCCCAAGGACGGCACCACCGCGTCGCCTGAGGTGGGCTTTGCCGGCACCGAGACGGGCCGCGTGAACACCGTGCTCGCCCTGCGCGACGAGCTGCGGACCGCCCGCTAG
- a CDS encoding NUDIX domain-containing protein: protein MPHDYAVTSSQLLVDAPILALRRDTVTMPGGNDATREVVEHLGAVAVVAMDERGRIVLVEQYRHSVGRRLKELPAGILDVEDEPELDCAKRELREEAGLAADTWGVLVDLVTSPGFAEEAVRVFMATGLSQVEQPEAEDEEADMSLEWVPLGEARDRVFAGEITNSIAVAGILAAHAVVSGEGAVRSTDEPFDLRPTSMARRRQGRGDGDLKKV, encoded by the coding sequence ATGCCGCACGACTACGCCGTCACCTCCTCTCAGCTGCTTGTCGACGCCCCCATCCTCGCGCTGCGCCGCGACACCGTCACCATGCCTGGGGGCAACGACGCCACCCGTGAAGTCGTTGAACACCTCGGCGCCGTCGCCGTGGTCGCGATGGACGAGCGCGGCCGCATCGTACTCGTGGAGCAGTACCGCCACTCGGTGGGCCGGCGCCTCAAGGAGCTGCCCGCCGGCATCCTTGACGTCGAAGACGAGCCTGAGCTCGACTGCGCCAAGCGCGAGCTGCGCGAGGAAGCGGGGCTCGCGGCCGACACGTGGGGGGTGCTGGTGGACCTTGTCACGTCGCCCGGCTTCGCCGAGGAGGCGGTGCGGGTGTTTATGGCCACGGGCCTGTCCCAGGTGGAGCAGCCGGAGGCGGAGGACGAGGAGGCCGACATGTCCCTGGAGTGGGTCCCCTTGGGAGAGGCGCGCGACCGCGTGTTCGCCGGGGAGATCACCAACTCCATCGCGGTCGCCGGAATCCTGGCGGCGCACGCAGTGGTATCGGGGGAGGGCGCTGTGCGTAGCACCGACGAGCCCTTTGACCTGCGCCCGACGTCGATGGCCCGGCGCAGGCAGGGCCGCGGCGACGGCGACCTGAAGAAGGTGTAG